A genomic window from Acetobacter sp. includes:
- a CDS encoding DUF2274 domain-containing protein, with protein MELPAAVHRDLVEYGRLLASESGQAEIVPAKLIPPMLSRFMEGDRAFSKARRLRISAAEQNRG; from the coding sequence GTGGAACTGCCTGCCGCGGTGCATCGCGATCTGGTCGAATACGGGCGCCTGTTGGCAAGTGAGAGCGGTCAGGCCGAAATCGTGCCGGCAAAGCTGATCCCACCGATGCTTTCACGCTTCATGGAAGGGGATAGGGCCTTTTCCAAAGCCAGACGTCTTCGAATCAGCGCTGCCGAACAAAATCGCGGATAA
- the trbB gene encoding P-type conjugative transfer ATPase TrbB produces the protein MSVAPFRSEAIARGMRMLRTALGPAIAGHLDDPSIVEVMLNPDGRLWIDRLAGGMEDTGTRIAPADAERIVRLIAHHVGVEVHPGSPRVSAELPGSGERFEGLVPPVVAAPCFAIRRPAVAVFSLDDYVAAGIMTAAQAEFLRGAVGERKNILVAGGTSTGKTTLVNALLAEIAQTGDRVVLIEDTRELQCTAPNLVALRTKDGAASLSDLVRSSLRLRPDRIPIGEVRGAEALDLLKAWGTGHPGGVGTLHAGSAIGALRRLEQLIQEAVVTVPRALIAETIDVIAVLSGRGSARRLAELATVRGLTLEGDYILTPAGDPS, from the coding sequence GTGTCCGTCGCTCCCTTCCGTTCCGAAGCCATCGCCCGAGGCATGCGCATGCTGCGCACCGCGCTCGGCCCGGCGATTGCCGGGCATCTCGATGATCCGTCGATCGTCGAGGTGATGCTCAATCCCGACGGTCGGTTGTGGATCGACCGACTGGCCGGCGGGATGGAGGACACCGGCACCCGGATCGCACCTGCCGATGCCGAGCGGATCGTCCGCCTGATCGCCCATCATGTCGGGGTCGAGGTGCATCCCGGCAGCCCGCGCGTCTCGGCCGAACTGCCGGGAAGTGGGGAGCGGTTCGAGGGGTTGGTGCCCCCTGTGGTGGCTGCACCGTGCTTCGCCATCCGGCGTCCGGCGGTCGCGGTGTTCTCGCTTGACGATTATGTGGCTGCCGGCATCATGACCGCCGCACAGGCAGAGTTTCTGCGCGGCGCCGTCGGCGAGCGGAAGAACATCCTGGTCGCCGGCGGCACCTCCACCGGCAAGACCACGCTGGTCAACGCCCTGCTGGCCGAGATCGCACAGACCGGCGACCGGGTGGTGCTGATCGAAGACACGCGCGAATTGCAATGCACGGCCCCTAATCTGGTCGCCCTGCGTACCAAAGACGGCGCCGCCTCGCTCTCCGACCTGGTGCGCTCTTCGCTGCGCCTGCGCCCCGACCGGATTCCGATCGGCGAAGTGCGCGGAGCGGAAGCGCTCGACCTGCTCAAGGCCTGGGGCACCGGCCATCCCGGCGGTGTCGGCACCCTGCACGCGGGGTCCGCTATCGGGGCGCTGCGTCGGTTGGAGCAGTTGATCCAGGAAGCCGTCGTCACTGTCCCGCGCGCCCTGATCGCCGAGACCATCGACGTGATCGCGGTGCTGTCCGGGCGCGGCAGCGCGCGTCGGCTGGCCGAACTCGCCACGGTCCGGGGCCTGACCCTGGAGGGCGATTACATCCTCACACCCGCCGGAGATCCGTCATGA
- a CDS encoding DUF3313 domain-containing protein, with product MLDGCTTADPVKYTSLQSSSQLSPKEKGEFKYQYTASDADFSKYKSAIIDPVEIYHGDDAQFGDTSGKDQRYIADYIDKIFPKEISRDYNLVQSPGPDTLRFHITLTGVKKSIPVLSTLSHLSSVGLVANAGLQAAGENGTAYGAVYYAVEVYDAATSRLLYAHVTLQTPDALDFTASFGYLDAAREGVRIGAHHLIRKMESLSKKPATNIQESTGSIGNLK from the coding sequence ATGCTTGACGGATGCACAACCGCTGATCCGGTAAAATATACCAGTTTGCAATCCTCTTCCCAATTGTCCCCCAAGGAAAAAGGGGAATTTAAATACCAATATACCGCTTCAGACGCTGATTTCTCCAAATATAAGTCGGCAATCATTGATCCGGTTGAGATATATCATGGAGACGATGCTCAATTTGGCGACACATCAGGAAAAGATCAGCGTTACATCGCTGATTATATCGACAAAATATTCCCTAAGGAAATATCAAGGGACTATAATCTGGTGCAGTCGCCTGGACCCGATACTCTTCGTTTTCACATCACACTGACAGGCGTCAAAAAAAGCATCCCCGTTCTCTCGACGCTTTCTCATCTATCGAGCGTGGGTCTTGTTGCGAACGCTGGCCTGCAGGCAGCCGGTGAAAATGGCACGGCCTACGGTGCGGTTTATTATGCGGTCGAGGTTTATGATGCCGCGACATCACGCCTTCTCTACGCTCACGTGACTTTGCAAACCCCAGACGCTCTGGATTTCACGGCAAGCTTTGGCTATCTGGACGCGGCGCGAGAAGGCGTGCGCATTGGAGCCCATCATCTCATCAGAAAAATGGAGAGCCTATCCAAGAAACCAGCCACAAATATTCAGGAATCAACAGGATCTATAGGAAATTTAAAGTAG
- a CDS encoding SOS response-associated peptidase: MCNLYSMTTSQQAIREAADVMNDRTGNLPRLPEIWPNTMAPIVRNAADGRELVMARWGMPTPPGALRGRKVDRGVTNIRHTVSPWWRRWLGVEHRCLVPLTAFAEPERLPDGKTRQKWFARADGEELAFFAGIWCQWSSVRKLADGETTDDLFGFLTTDANREVAAVHPKAMPVILTQPGEFDTWMEAPVAEALRLQRPLPDEALIMAAAPSADG; encoded by the coding sequence GTGTGCAATCTCTACAGCATGACGACCAGCCAGCAGGCCATCCGCGAGGCGGCCGATGTCATGAACGACCGCACGGGCAATCTTCCGCGCCTGCCGGAAATCTGGCCGAACACGATGGCGCCGATCGTGCGGAATGCCGCTGACGGGCGTGAACTGGTCATGGCGCGCTGGGGCATGCCGACACCCCCCGGTGCGCTCAGGGGCCGGAAGGTCGATCGGGGTGTGACCAATATCCGGCATACGGTCTCGCCATGGTGGAGGCGCTGGCTGGGTGTGGAACATCGCTGCCTCGTGCCGCTGACGGCCTTCGCCGAGCCGGAGCGTCTGCCGGACGGCAAAACCCGGCAGAAATGGTTCGCCCGCGCCGACGGCGAGGAACTGGCGTTCTTCGCGGGGATATGGTGTCAATGGTCCTCCGTCCGCAAGCTGGCGGATGGAGAGACGACGGACGATCTGTTCGGCTTCCTGACCACCGACGCCAATCGCGAGGTTGCCGCCGTTCATCCGAAGGCGATGCCGGTGATCCTGACCCAGCCTGGGGAGTTCGACACATGGATGGAAGCGCCGGTGGCGGAAGCTCTGCGGCTTCAGCGGCCGCTACCGGATGAGGCGCTGATCATGGCGGCAGCGCCTTCGGCCGATGGGTGA
- a CDS encoding SDR family oxidoreductase encodes MTRWTVSDIPSQKGRSAVITGTRGLGLETARALTRAGGEVILAGRNPQKGMEAVATIRAEIPSANISFEEVDLASLKSVAAFAARLRHQRDGLDLLVNNAAVMNPPKRLVTEDGFELQFGTNYLGHFALTAHLLPLLRSGKDARVVTLSSIAARGGAIDFDDLQAHRRYRPMQVYGQSKLACLMFAFEMQRRSKASGWGVTSMAAHPGLSRTDLLASAPGRNGRIGVLLRLLRPVMTQPVWQGALPTLFAATSPDAKPGGYYGPDRVSETRGYPGPAKVPPRALDKSVAARLWVESERLTGVVFGSGDARGVK; translated from the coding sequence ATGACACGATGGACTGTATCCGACATCCCGTCGCAAAAAGGCCGCTCGGCCGTCATCACCGGCACGAGGGGACTTGGTTTAGAGACGGCCCGGGCACTGACGCGAGCGGGCGGCGAGGTGATCCTCGCGGGCCGGAATCCTCAGAAGGGCATGGAGGCGGTCGCTACTATCCGCGCCGAAATTCCATCGGCGAATATCAGCTTCGAAGAAGTCGATCTCGCGAGCCTCAAATCCGTGGCGGCGTTCGCGGCACGGCTGCGGCATCAGAGAGACGGCCTGGACCTGCTCGTCAACAATGCGGCCGTAATGAACCCGCCAAAGCGCTTGGTAACCGAGGACGGCTTCGAACTGCAATTCGGCACCAATTATCTCGGCCATTTCGCACTCACCGCCCATCTCCTGCCGCTGCTGCGAAGTGGAAAGGATGCGCGCGTCGTCACGCTGTCGAGCATCGCCGCACGGGGCGGGGCGATCGATTTCGACGATCTGCAGGCACATCGGCGCTACAGGCCCATGCAGGTCTACGGCCAGTCGAAGCTCGCTTGCCTAATGTTCGCCTTTGAAATGCAGCGACGGAGCAAGGCCAGCGGCTGGGGTGTAACCAGCATGGCCGCGCATCCCGGCCTTTCCCGCACCGATCTTCTGGCTAGTGCTCCGGGTAGAAACGGGCGTATCGGCGTTCTTCTGCGGCTCCTGCGCCCCGTAATGACGCAACCCGTCTGGCAGGGCGCCTTGCCGACTCTCTTCGCCGCAACCTCGCCCGATGCGAAGCCGGGCGGGTATTACGGGCCGGACCGGGTGAGTGAAACGCGCGGCTATCCCGGCCCGGCCAAGGTGCCTCCCCGCGCGCTGGACAAGAGCGTCGCCGCAAGGCTGTGGGTCGAGTCCGAACGGCTCACCGGCGTGGTGTTCGGCTCCGGCGATGCGCGGGGCGTCAAATGA
- a CDS encoding MFS transporter, with amino-acid sequence MKGDLLPWASPSLERAPPASVPSSESYASGRESWALLSILLIVNMLCQIDRILPFILAEPIKRELGLSDTQLGLVTGIAFAVCYALMSLPLARASDRGSPRRVLILCILIWSVMSSLGSLAASFLFLAVTRFGVALGEAGATPAAHALIARRIRPEHRGLAIGIFSMGIPLGTMAGFAGGGTIGDRLGWRAVLLGAGVIGGLLVMLTIAITRSTQPLRREAIDREPFLQSSLHLLSSPGFRWLFIGAVIVGFAATPFYAFAAPFLMRTHGYTASEVGLTFGLLQGLMGLIGTAIGGPGFDRAVRSGTGRVLAPPAFLLLIASVTTAAALFVRTGWLSIALLVPGMLSFAFMLPWSFGAAHLVAGPGRQAMASSLVLIGSGLLGPALGPVIVGAVSDAATAAKVPNGLGFGLLVVPVASALTGISMLIASQRIDALRLQQASAAGLRTGDR; translated from the coding sequence ATGAAGGGCGATCTCCTGCCCTGGGCGTCTCCTTCTCTGGAGCGCGCGCCTCCCGCGTCCGTCCCGTCGTCGGAAAGTTATGCTTCCGGTCGGGAAAGCTGGGCGCTGCTGTCGATCCTGCTCATCGTCAACATGCTTTGCCAGATTGACCGGATACTTCCCTTCATCCTCGCGGAGCCGATTAAACGCGAGCTCGGCCTGAGTGACACCCAGCTTGGCCTCGTCACCGGCATCGCTTTCGCTGTCTGCTATGCACTCATGTCACTGCCGCTTGCGCGTGCCTCCGATCGCGGCTCGCCGAGGCGTGTTCTGATCCTGTGCATCCTCATCTGGAGCGTCATGTCCTCACTCGGTAGTCTCGCCGCGAGTTTCCTCTTTCTGGCAGTTACCCGGTTCGGCGTCGCTCTCGGTGAGGCTGGCGCGACTCCCGCAGCACATGCATTGATTGCTCGCCGGATCAGGCCCGAACACCGTGGGCTTGCGATCGGCATTTTCTCGATGGGCATTCCGCTCGGCACGATGGCGGGCTTCGCCGGCGGCGGAACGATCGGCGACAGGCTGGGCTGGCGCGCGGTGTTGCTGGGAGCGGGCGTCATCGGCGGATTGCTCGTCATGTTGACGATTGCCATCACGCGATCCACGCAGCCGCTCAGGCGCGAAGCAATAGACAGAGAGCCATTTTTGCAATCAAGCCTGCACCTGTTGTCATCCCCGGGGTTTCGTTGGCTGTTCATCGGCGCGGTTATCGTCGGCTTCGCCGCAACGCCGTTCTATGCCTTCGCGGCCCCCTTTCTCATGCGCACCCACGGCTACACCGCCAGCGAAGTCGGACTGACCTTCGGGCTGCTACAAGGGCTGATGGGCCTGATCGGGACAGCCATAGGCGGACCGGGCTTCGACCGCGCGGTCCGTTCCGGCACGGGACGGGTGCTCGCTCCCCCCGCTTTCTTGTTGCTCATCGCCAGCGTGACGACGGCAGCGGCGCTGTTTGTCCGAACCGGCTGGCTGTCCATCGCCCTGCTGGTGCCGGGGATGCTGTCCTTCGCCTTCATGCTGCCGTGGTCTTTCGGCGCCGCGCATCTGGTTGCCGGACCGGGCAGGCAGGCAATGGCGTCCAGCCTCGTGCTGATCGGCTCCGGCCTGCTGGGACCGGCACTCGGCCCCGTGATCGTCGGCGCGGTGAGTGATGCGGCGACGGCGGCCAAAGTGCCCAATGGGCTTGGGTTTGGACTGCTGGTCGTTCCTGTCGCAAGTGCACTGACGGGAATCTCAATGCTGATCGCGAGCCAGCGCATCGACGCGTTGCGATTACAACAAGCGTCAGCCGCAGGTCTCCGAACAGGTGATCGATAG
- a CDS encoding LysR family transcriptional regulator codes for MACFSWAGLSYFLSVGKKFSKSSAQIMHSANLEYFRLAVEAGSLTRAAGLHGVRVSTLARAINKLEDEFGVTLLERSHAGVRLTVAGDLLFQRIVTLLDDLDEVRTLCQMLGAGRRGIVRIGTLLPPVGVQFRLALSVWKSKNPDIRVIFYEMGTCDLRSALFRRRVDVIFSTPFAKSEAIETLPFCSESLMVALSSEHSLHRYQSITPGQLQNEIFLVQDWGRNHSVRDHYTKILGTDVTIETHPAGKQSVFALVSAGYGMTLAVQSQAERGFPGVIFRPLRERDAHLPIRLGWDADRQDAVTGRFVAFIRDFVRQR; via the coding sequence TTGGCTTGTTTTTCCTGGGCGGGCTTATCGTATTTCTTGTCCGTGGGGAAGAAATTTTCGAAAAGCTCTGCTCAAATCATGCACAGCGCAAATCTTGAATATTTCCGATTAGCTGTAGAGGCTGGCAGCCTGACGCGGGCTGCCGGACTTCACGGCGTGAGGGTTTCGACATTGGCTCGCGCCATCAATAAACTCGAAGATGAGTTTGGTGTTACCTTACTGGAGCGAAGCCACGCCGGTGTTCGCCTGACAGTAGCTGGTGACTTGCTATTCCAAAGAATCGTCACCCTGCTTGATGATCTGGACGAAGTCAGGACCTTATGCCAAATGCTTGGAGCAGGTCGCCGTGGTATCGTTCGGATCGGTACCCTACTCCCTCCGGTTGGTGTCCAGTTCAGGCTTGCCCTATCGGTCTGGAAGTCGAAAAATCCTGATATAAGAGTAATTTTTTACGAGATGGGAACATGCGATCTTCGATCCGCCTTGTTTCGTCGTCGAGTGGACGTGATTTTTTCTACGCCTTTTGCTAAATCAGAAGCGATTGAAACACTTCCATTTTGCAGCGAGAGCTTGATGGTAGCGCTGTCGAGCGAACATTCTTTGCATCGATATCAGAGTATTACGCCGGGACAATTGCAAAATGAGATTTTCTTGGTCCAGGACTGGGGGCGCAATCATAGCGTAAGGGACCATTATACGAAGATTCTTGGCACGGATGTGACCATCGAAACGCATCCTGCGGGAAAGCAATCCGTTTTCGCGCTGGTGAGCGCAGGATATGGCATGACGCTTGCCGTCCAGAGTCAGGCGGAACGAGGCTTTCCAGGCGTCATTTTCAGACCGCTTCGGGAACGTGATGCCCACCTGCCCATTCGCCTCGGCTGGGATGCCGATCGCCAAGATGCGGTTACGGGCCGTTTCGTTGCCTTTATCCGCGATTTTGTTCGGCAGCGCTGA
- a CDS encoding TetR/AcrR family transcriptional regulator, translated as MTQTKDRSPPGEGLRERKRRETARRIKEAGIRLFIEKGYDATTLDDIAAAADISRRTFFYYYKSKDDILLTMQAGTGDILAAAVRDEPQDKRPLDAVRDAIVKVCAPIPADEMIVLDRLMRSSDAVQARKAVIYIQHEGTLFAALREKWPEPGQGAALRLVAMLSIGIMRLSLDTFSREGGKRSLVALVREAFDALEAEV; from the coding sequence ATGACTCAAACCAAGGATAGGAGTCCGCCCGGCGAAGGGCTGCGGGAGCGCAAACGCCGCGAAACCGCTCGACGCATCAAAGAGGCCGGAATCCGCCTGTTCATTGAGAAGGGCTATGATGCGACGACGCTTGATGACATCGCGGCGGCTGCGGACATTTCGCGGCGAACGTTCTTCTATTATTACAAGTCCAAGGACGATATTCTGCTGACCATGCAGGCGGGCACGGGCGATATTCTTGCGGCTGCGGTGAGGGACGAACCACAGGACAAGCGCCCTTTGGACGCCGTGCGCGATGCGATCGTGAAGGTTTGTGCACCGATCCCGGCTGACGAGATGATTGTCCTCGATCGGTTGATGCGCTCCAGTGACGCTGTCCAGGCGCGCAAGGCGGTCATATATATCCAGCATGAGGGGACGCTGTTCGCGGCCCTGCGTGAAAAATGGCCTGAGCCGGGTCAGGGGGCTGCTCTCAGGCTGGTTGCCATGCTTTCCATCGGGATTATGCGTCTTTCGCTCGACACCTTTAGTCGAGAGGGGGGCAAGCGCTCCCTCGTGGCGTTGGTGCGTGAAGCATTCGACGCGCTGGAGGCCGAAGTCTGA
- a CDS encoding TrbC/VirB2 family protein: protein MTRMITVRRHLAMVGSTLSLALLSAPAYAAGSNMPWEEPLNQILESVQGPVARIVSVIIITVTGLTLAFGETSGGFRRLVQIVFGLSIAFAASSFFLSFFSFAGGART from the coding sequence ATGACCCGCATGATCACTGTGCGCCGCCATCTCGCCATGGTCGGCTCGACTCTGTCGCTCGCCCTGCTGTCGGCCCCGGCCTACGCGGCAGGCTCGAACATGCCCTGGGAAGAACCGCTCAACCAGATCCTGGAATCCGTGCAGGGGCCGGTGGCGCGCATCGTGTCGGTGATCATCATCACTGTAACCGGCCTGACCCTGGCCTTCGGGGAAACCTCTGGCGGCTTCCGCCGTCTGGTGCAGATCGTCTTCGGCCTGTCGATCGCTTTTGCGGCGTCCAGCTTCTTCCTGTCCTTCTTCTCCTTCGCGGGCGGGGCGCGGACCTGA
- a CDS encoding VirB3 family type IV secretion system protein produces MEPDAIPGFTAPVHRALIEPILLGGAPRTVAIVNGTLAAAIGLGLRLWIAGGIFWLVGHFAAVWAAKRDPAFVDVVRRHLRYPTHLVG; encoded by the coding sequence ATGGAGCCCGACGCCATCCCCGGCTTCACCGCCCCGGTGCATCGCGCTCTGATCGAGCCGATCCTGCTCGGCGGAGCGCCGCGCACGGTGGCCATCGTCAACGGCACACTGGCCGCCGCGATCGGGCTCGGCCTGCGGCTGTGGATCGCAGGCGGGATCTTCTGGTTGGTGGGTCATTTCGCCGCCGTCTGGGCGGCAAAACGCGATCCCGCCTTCGTCGACGTGGTGCGACGGCATCTGCGCTATCCCACCCATCTGGTCGGGTGA